A genomic window from Elaeis guineensis isolate ETL-2024a chromosome 3, EG11, whole genome shotgun sequence includes:
- the LOC140856381 gene encoding LOW QUALITY PROTEIN: uncharacterized protein (The sequence of the model RefSeq protein was modified relative to this genomic sequence to represent the inferred CDS: inserted 1 base in 1 codon) translates to MLHFSFLPSLCLSSPAAFPKNLLASLSPLLLASSSNLILTSPPALRRRSHWPQPVRRSHQISRADRRRRPFRRLNCIAFGAGEGFTGVAPMASPEEARHQASELSAEASGDGSIGEEGVPRKLEELNWDHSFVRELPGDPRTDAIPREVLHACYTKVSPSAEVEKPELVVWSESVAKLLDLDPREFERPDFPLIFSGALPLVRGLPYAQCYGGHQFGVWAGQLGDGRAITLGELLNSRGERWELQLKGAGKTPYSRFADGLAVLRSSIREFLCSEAMNGLGIPTTRAXCLVTTGKSVIRDMFYDGNPKEEPGAIVCRVAQSFLRFGSYQIHASRGKEDLDIVRILADYTIRHHFPHLENMSKSEGLSFETGQGDLSHIDLTSNKYAAWSVEVAERTASLIASWQGVGFTHGVLNTDNMSILGLTIDYGPFGFLDAFDPSYTPNTTDLPGRRYCFANQPDIGLWNVAQFTTTLSTANLISKEEANYAMERYGTKFMDEYQSIMTRKLGLVKYNRQLISKLLSNMATDKVDYTNFFRLLSNIRADPNISNNELLVPLKAVLLDIGKERKEAWISWLKTYIQEVLLS, encoded by the exons ATGCTTCATTTCTCGTTTCTCCCCTCCCTCTGCCTCTCCTCCCCCGCCGCCTTCCCCAAGAATCTCCTcgcctccctctcccctctcctcctcGCCTCCTCCTCGAATCTAATCCTCACCTCTCCTCCGGCCCTCCGCCGGAGATCCCATTGGCCGCAGCCCGTACGCCGGAGTCATCAGATTTCCCGGGCTGATAGGCGGAGAAGGCCTTTCCGTCGCCTGAATTGCATCGCTTTCGGCGCTGGAGAAGGGTTTACCGGCGTTGCTCCTATGGCATCTCCGGAAGAGGCTCGGCATCAGGCGTCGGAACTTTCTGCGGAGGCTAGTGGAGACGGGAGCATAGGCGAGGAAGGGGTTCCTCGGAAGCTTGAGGAGTTGAATTGGGATCACTCGTTTGTTAGGGAGCTACCGGGTGATCCAAGAACTGACGCGATTCCTCGAGAG GTCCTACATGCTTGTTACACAAAAGTTTCTCCATCTGCTGAAGTAGAGAAGCCGGAGCTTGTAGTGTGGTCTGAGTCAGTTGCCAAGTTGCTTGATTTGGATCCCAGAGA ATTTGAAAGGCCAGATTTCCCACTAATTTTTTCTGGAGCACTGCCTTTGGTGCGAGG GCTGCCATATGCACAATGTTATGGTGGACATCAGTTTGGTGTATGGGCTGGTCAGCTGGGGGATGGTCGTGCCATAACTTTAGGAGAGCTTCTAAATTCCCGAGGTGAAAGATGGGAGTTGCAGCTCAAGGGTGCTGGCAAGACTCCATACAGTCGATTTGCTGATGGTCTTGCAGTCCTGCGTAGCAGCATCCGGGAATTCTTGTGCAGTGAAGCTATGAATGGACTGGGAATTCCTACTACCCGAG CTTGTCTTGTCACAACCGGCAAAAGTGTCATTAGGGACATGTTTTATGA TGGCAATCCAAAAGAGGAACCAGGTGCAATTGTTTGCCGCGTTGCACAATCCTTCCTTCGTTTTGGCTCATATCAGATCCATGCATCAAGGGGCAAAGAGGACCTTGACATTGTTCGTATTTTGGCAGACTACACAATACGACATCATTTCCCTCATCTTGAAAATATGAGCAAGAGTGAAGGCTTGTCATTTGAGACTGGTCAGGGAGACTTGTCACATATTGATTTGACATCTAACAAGTATGCAG CTTGGTCAGTTGAGGTCGCTGAGCGTACTGCTTCCTTGATTGCAAGTTGGCAAGGGGTTGGCTTCACCCATGGTGTGCTGAACACTGACAACATGAGCATCTTAGGCCTAACTATTGATTATGGAccttttggcttcttggatgcaTTTGATCCCAGTTATACTCCAAATACCACTGACCTTCCAGGAAGAAGGTATTGTTTTGCAAACCAACCAGACATTGGCTTGTGGAACGTTGCACAGTTTACCACAACTTTGTCCACTGCCAATCTGATCAGCAAAGAAGAGGCAAACTATGCTATGGAGAG ATATGGAACCAAATTCATGGATGAGTATCAATCTATAATGACCAGAAAACTTGGTTTAGTGAAGTACAACAGACAGTTAATCAGCAAGCTGCTCAGCAACATGGCTACTGATAAAGTTGACTACACAAATTTCTTTCGGTTACTTTCAAATATCAGAGCAGACCCTAACATTTCGAATAACGAGCTGCTTGTTCCACTTAAGGCTGTGTTGCTAGACATTggtaaggaaagaaaggaagcatGGATCAGTTGGTTGAAGACCTATATTCAGGAGGTATTATTGTCATGA